The following are encoded together in the Salvia hispanica cultivar TCC Black 2014 chromosome 6, UniMelb_Shisp_WGS_1.0, whole genome shotgun sequence genome:
- the LOC125192821 gene encoding uncharacterized protein LOC125192821, producing the protein MNLTDEGESSGMFVQPAKRRRGRPRKYPSLKQAEAAHTPGSEGGIAHLSQRADRTKETESMVGQSVTGVVEATFDSGYLLTVRIGNSSTKLKGVVFKPGHCAPITAQNDVAPHVQMIRRSDVHFSFENQSQTPVVPSKRKYAPVRAPAAPPAISVAPVAPQPISYPNGSQDCNNGDADVHMVEPLSMLPPGRSIPVGQVIVPVQPYPSCQVAPGGQQHDNGSFNKGTLSDIDAKSSSQTSDTKLEESLKSSPENSAIVSELDTGVGNEPFPTEMPRTEPLCNYGAGRMTELLKVLQENSKETRVQVGEQPASATQVEFEDTVP; encoded by the exons ATGAATCTAACTGATGAAGGGGAGAGCTCTGGCATGTTCGTCCAGCCAGCAAAGCGGAGACGTGGCCGCCCACGTAAATATCCAAGCTTAAAGCAAGCTGAAGCGGCGCATACGCCCGGTTCTGAAGGTGGCATAGCCCACCTTTCTCAGAGAGCCGACAGAACAAAGGAAACAGAGAGTATGGTGGGCCAGTCAGTAACTGGTGTCGTTGAAGCAACATTCGACTCTGGCTATCTGCTTACTGTTAGAATTGGCAACTCCAGTACCAAATTGAAAGGTGTTGTTTTCAAGCCAGGACATTGTGCTCCAATTACAGCACAAAACGATGTTGCCCCACATGTTCAAATGATAAGAAGAAGCGACGTCCATTTCAGTTTTGAAAACCAGAGTCAGACTCCTGTGGTGCCTTCGAAACGCAAATATGCACCAGTAAGAGCACCTGCTGCTCCTCCAGCTATCAGTGTGGCTCCCGTTGCACCTCAACCCATTAGTTATCCAAATGGATCACAAGATTGCAACAATGGAGATGCTGACGTGCACATGGTTGAACCTTTGTCCATGTTACCACCGGGTCGATCCATACCAGTTGGCCAGGTTATTGTTCCCGTGCAACCTTATCCCAGCTGCCAAGTTGCCCCAGGTGGCCAGCAGCACGATAATGGCTCGTTCAATAAAGGCACCCTATCAGATATTGATGCTAAGAGCTCTTCCCAGACTTCAGATACTAAACTTGAGGAATCATTGAAATCTTCACCAGAAAACTCAGCTATCGTTTCAGAACTAGACACTGGTGTTGGTAATGAGCCCTTTCCGACTGAGATGCCACGTACAGAGCCTTTGTGCAATTATGGAGCTGGAAGGATGACCGAGCTTTTGAAG GTTTTGCAGGAAAACTCAAAAGAGACTCGGGTGCAAGTTGGTGAACAGCCAGCTTCAGCTACACAAGTTGAGTTCGAAGATACTGTCCCGTGA
- the LOC125191817 gene encoding uncharacterized protein LOC125191817 isoform X1 translates to MACRKRNLREEGKIRNDAAAAAAALGDALLFTTMCIIGMSVDVHARDGSVYSGIFHTASLDNDYAIVLKKARMIKKGRLEGNVVNGTVVETLVVQFEDLVQVVAKGVVLPSDGMKGHIGGEDIEAAVGYTERSEMDAEVVKTYQSKANHEDSNADTVFDDGRHVENGSQETHRDFRNPLKFQEKRTLRINGEAQEPSLSITSCEAQSAAIRVQEGVTCLEVQEVSSGRPRALEGQNQEKATTNGTASAVFQPKHSVASTPTINVKSESCLSAASNPFLLVPPKGSSVKRDAKESKLNPGAKMFCPSMMQHRTVTPPALPNGATDFYMTRSYTLTPMASAREEVDGNSFDHSSVPVKFVPHNNVTYGHGSNDAPYVQPVIGQVVNRTQPVRFTGQYQNLQTSYAYGHPNVQNVCQGVMLGRGPLACMHPVSSDVVQSASGFSPAAMQPVPTLHQVHPPKNHGNAPAQALQLCMTPPIMANVPQPFIVPSPIPVSQPLFPVLRPIAVPGPNGFFSTKFA, encoded by the exons ATGGCCTGCAGGAAGAGGAATTTAAGGGAGGAAGGAAAAATCAGAAATGACgccgcggcggcggcggcggcgctcGGGGATGCCTTGCTGTTTACCACGATGTGCATCATTGGGATGTCCGTTGACGTCCACGCCAGAGACGGTTCTGTTTATTCTGGAATCTTCCACACCGCCTCTCTCGACAATGACTATG CAATTGTGTTGAAGAAAGCAAGGATGATCAAGAAGGGTAGACTAGAGGGCAATGTAGTTAATGGAACAGTCGTGGAAACGCTTGTAGTTCAGTTTGAAGATCTTGTCCAAGTTGTTGCAAAG GGAGTTGTACTTCCTTCTGATGGAATGAAAGGACATATTGGGGGAGAGGACATCGAGGCTGCTGTAGGCTATACTGAACGCTCGGAAATGGATGCAGAAGTGGTAAAAACATATCAGTCAAAAGCGAACCATGAGGACTCAAACGCCGACACTGTTTTTGATGATGGAAG GCATGTTGAGAATGGCTCACAAGAAACACACAGAGATTTCCGAAATCCCCTCAAGTTTCAAGAGAAGCGAACACTCAGAATA AATGGTGAAGCTCAAGAGCCAAGTCTGAGCA TCACCAGTTGTGAAGCTCAATCAGCTGCTATCCGTGTTCAAGAGGGTGTCACGTGCCTTGAAGTGCAAGAAGTGTCTAGCGGCCGTCCTCGTGCACTTGAGGGTCAGAATCAAGAGAAGGCTACCACGAATGGGACTGCGTCAGCTGTGTTCCAACCAAAGCACTCTGTTGCTTCAACTCCCACTATCAATGTAAAATCAGAATCATGCCTCAGTGCAGCATCGAATCCCTTCCTGTTGGTCCCTCCAAAAGGTTCAAGTGTCAAAAGAGATGCTAAG GAATCAAAGCTCAATCCTGGAGCTAAAATGTTCTGTCCATCGATGATGCAACATAGAACAGTGACTCCTCCTGCATTACCTAATGGAGCTACTGATTTTTACATGACAAGAAGCTACACATTGACACCAATGGCAAGTGCACGTGAAGAAGTTGATGGAAATTCGTTTGATCATTCCTCTGTGCCTGTTAAGTTTGTACCACATAATAATGTTACCTATGGGCATGGCAGCAATGATGCACCATATGTTCAACCT GTTATTGGACAAGTGGTGAACAGAACACAACCTGTTAGATTTACGGGACAATATCAGAATTTACAAACAAGCTATGCTTATGGCCATCCAAACGTGCAAAATGTATGCCAGGGG GTTATGCTTGGAAGAGGGCCTCTTGCTTGTATGCATCCTGTTTCTAGT GATGTTGTACAGAGTGCATCTGGGTTCTCTCCAGCAGCTATGCAGCCTGTACCGACCCTGCATCAAGTGCATCCTCCTAAGAATCATG GAAATGCTCCGGCTCAGGCGCTGCAGCTATGCATGACTCCCCCGATTATGGCAAATGTACCCCAGCCTTTTATTGTCCCAAGTCCAATTCCGGTTTCACAGCCTCTGTTTCCCGTACTGCGGCCAATTGCAGTTCCAGGGCCCAATGGCTTCTTCAGTACCAAGTTCGCTTGA
- the LOC125191817 gene encoding uncharacterized protein LOC125191817 isoform X2: protein MACRKRNLREEGKIRNDAAAAAAALGDALLFTTMCIIGMSVDVHARDGSVYSGIFHTASLDNDYAIVLKKARMIKKGRLEGNVVNGTVVETLVVQFEDLVQVVAKGVVLPSDGMKGHIGGEDIEAAVGYTERSEMDAEVVKTYQSKANHEDSNADTVFDDGRHVENGSQETHRDFRNPLKFQEKRTLRINGEAQEPSLSITSCEAQSAAIRVQEGVTCLEVQEVSSGRPRALEGQNQEKATTNGTASAVFQPKHSVASTPTINVKSESCLSAASNPFLLVPPKGSSVKRDAKESKLNPGAKMFCPSMMQHRTVTPPALPNGATDFYMTRSYTLTPMASAREEVDGNSFDHSSVPVKFVPHNNVTYGHGSNDAPYVQPVIGQVVNRTQPVRFTGQYQNLQTSYAYGHPNVQNVMLGRGPLACMHPVSSDVVQSASGFSPAAMQPVPTLHQVHPPKNHGNAPAQALQLCMTPPIMANVPQPFIVPSPIPVSQPLFPVLRPIAVPGPNGFFSTKFA, encoded by the exons ATGGCCTGCAGGAAGAGGAATTTAAGGGAGGAAGGAAAAATCAGAAATGACgccgcggcggcggcggcggcgctcGGGGATGCCTTGCTGTTTACCACGATGTGCATCATTGGGATGTCCGTTGACGTCCACGCCAGAGACGGTTCTGTTTATTCTGGAATCTTCCACACCGCCTCTCTCGACAATGACTATG CAATTGTGTTGAAGAAAGCAAGGATGATCAAGAAGGGTAGACTAGAGGGCAATGTAGTTAATGGAACAGTCGTGGAAACGCTTGTAGTTCAGTTTGAAGATCTTGTCCAAGTTGTTGCAAAG GGAGTTGTACTTCCTTCTGATGGAATGAAAGGACATATTGGGGGAGAGGACATCGAGGCTGCTGTAGGCTATACTGAACGCTCGGAAATGGATGCAGAAGTGGTAAAAACATATCAGTCAAAAGCGAACCATGAGGACTCAAACGCCGACACTGTTTTTGATGATGGAAG GCATGTTGAGAATGGCTCACAAGAAACACACAGAGATTTCCGAAATCCCCTCAAGTTTCAAGAGAAGCGAACACTCAGAATA AATGGTGAAGCTCAAGAGCCAAGTCTGAGCA TCACCAGTTGTGAAGCTCAATCAGCTGCTATCCGTGTTCAAGAGGGTGTCACGTGCCTTGAAGTGCAAGAAGTGTCTAGCGGCCGTCCTCGTGCACTTGAGGGTCAGAATCAAGAGAAGGCTACCACGAATGGGACTGCGTCAGCTGTGTTCCAACCAAAGCACTCTGTTGCTTCAACTCCCACTATCAATGTAAAATCAGAATCATGCCTCAGTGCAGCATCGAATCCCTTCCTGTTGGTCCCTCCAAAAGGTTCAAGTGTCAAAAGAGATGCTAAG GAATCAAAGCTCAATCCTGGAGCTAAAATGTTCTGTCCATCGATGATGCAACATAGAACAGTGACTCCTCCTGCATTACCTAATGGAGCTACTGATTTTTACATGACAAGAAGCTACACATTGACACCAATGGCAAGTGCACGTGAAGAAGTTGATGGAAATTCGTTTGATCATTCCTCTGTGCCTGTTAAGTTTGTACCACATAATAATGTTACCTATGGGCATGGCAGCAATGATGCACCATATGTTCAACCT GTTATTGGACAAGTGGTGAACAGAACACAACCTGTTAGATTTACGGGACAATATCAGAATTTACAAACAAGCTATGCTTATGGCCATCCAAACGTGCAAAAT GTTATGCTTGGAAGAGGGCCTCTTGCTTGTATGCATCCTGTTTCTAGT GATGTTGTACAGAGTGCATCTGGGTTCTCTCCAGCAGCTATGCAGCCTGTACCGACCCTGCATCAAGTGCATCCTCCTAAGAATCATG GAAATGCTCCGGCTCAGGCGCTGCAGCTATGCATGACTCCCCCGATTATGGCAAATGTACCCCAGCCTTTTATTGTCCCAAGTCCAATTCCGGTTTCACAGCCTCTGTTTCCCGTACTGCGGCCAATTGCAGTTCCAGGGCCCAATGGCTTCTTCAGTACCAAGTTCGCTTGA